A section of the Humulus lupulus chromosome 2, drHumLupu1.1, whole genome shotgun sequence genome encodes:
- the LOC133816030 gene encoding protein GLUTAMINE DUMPER 5-like encodes MRPPTNSTATSGGGAVDGGFRHWNSPIPYLFGGLAIMLGLITVALIILACSYRKSPSSSSAVAAEAAASSSAVVDVGGGNEDHQKTTTEIDEVVVDCDQPKFVVIMAGDHNPTFLANPVVYSTCHTLPINS; translated from the coding sequence aTGAGGCCTCCAACCAACTCCACCGCAACTAGTGGTGGCGGCGCCGTCGACGGCGGTTTCCGGCATTGGAACTCTCCCATTCCGTACCTGTTCGGTGGCCTGGCCATCATGTTAGGCCTTATTACGGTGGCCTTGATAATTCTAGCTTGTTCCTACCGTAAATCGCCGTCATCATCATCGGCCGTagcagcagaagcagcagcaTCATCATCGGCCGTCGTTGATGTGGGTGGCGGTAATGAAGATCATCAGAAAACAACGACGGAAATTGATGAGGTGGTTGTGGATTGTGATCAGCCCAAGTTTGTTGTTATCATGGCCGGAGATCATAACCCCACCTTCTTGGCGAACCCCGTCGTCTATTCCACTTGCCACACTCTCCCAATTAATtcatga